The Vicia villosa cultivar HV-30 ecotype Madison, WI linkage group LG1, Vvil1.0, whole genome shotgun sequence genome includes a region encoding these proteins:
- the LOC131639954 gene encoding uncharacterized protein LOC131639954 yields the protein MKQRDIIPHNQWNTITQEMKFPMQKIYGHLLNADRIIWSQLMFLNPARPRAIFCLWMQCHGRLPTKDRMVRFGFTQDNICSMCKSSVETKEHLFFECNLPRTTWCTILEWIGFKHTPLNWNDELNWIVANFNKKGWRARLLKLAFTEVIYGIWAHRNSVLFGTGSTAILQAISECIVHRSWVDKRIRNHIADLLL from the coding sequence ATGAAACAACGGGACATCATCCCTCATAATCAGTGGAACACGATAACTCAGGAGATGAAATTCCCAATGCAGAAGATTTATGGTCATTTGTTGAATGCTGACAGAATTATATGGAGCCAGCTTATGTTTTTGAACCCAGCTAGGCCTCGGGCAATTTTCTGTTTATGGATGCAGTGTCATGGCAGGTTACCAACAAAAGATAGAATGGTTCGTTTTGGCTTCACGCAGGATAACATATGTAGCATGTGCAAATCATCTGTTGAAACTAAAGAGCATTTATTCTTTGAATGTAATCTGCCCAGGACTACTTGGTGCACTATATTGGAGTGGATTGGGTTTAAGCATACCCCTTTGAACTGGAACGATGAATTGAACTGGATTGTTGCAAATTTCAATAAGAAGGGTTGGAGAGCCAGGCTTCTTAAACTTGCTTTTACTGAAGTAATCTATGGGATATGGGCCCATCGTAACAGTGTGCTCTTTGGTACAGGTTCTACTGCCATCCTTCAGGCTATTTCAGAGTGCATAGTCCATAGGAGTTGGGTTGATAAACGTATTAGGAACCATATAGCTGACTTACTCTTATGA
- the LOC131606589 gene encoding uncharacterized protein LOC131606589, which translates to MHTKQVSYRNDKTVLVKVYVEKPKKKRSSSIHQYHHHHHHYHIHHTVTQQVNDGSSRGYDRRSGLLMYSRLLRNSVRGGGSSPMPLLPNNSANNTIQQTNQLNSIKKQPKHGGTSSCFGNWKFLVPSFLLRSWSNEPKKEKKKQGISGNGFKKLQVSKGKGFIEKVFSTCK; encoded by the exons ATGCATACTAAACAG GTAAGTTACCGCAATGATAAGACAGTGTTAGTGAAAGTTTATGTTGAGAAGCCTAAGAAGAAGAGATCATCATCAATTCATCagtatcaccatcatcatcaccattatcATATTCATCACACGGTTACTCAACAAGTTAATGATGGTTCAAGTAGAGGATATGATAGAAGATCGGGATTGCTTATGTACTCTCGTCTCCTTCGAAATTCTGTAAGAGGAGGAGGATCATCGCCCATGCCATTACTTCCTAATAATTCGGCAAACAATACTATCCAACAGACAAATCAG TTGAATTCTATCAAGAAGCAGCCAAAGCATGGAGGAACCTCATCTTGCTTTGGAAATTGGAAATTTCTAGTTCCAAGCTTCTTATTAAGATCATGGTCAAATGAgccaaaaaaggagaaaaagaagcAAGGAATTTCAGGAAATGGATTTAAAAAATTGCAG GTAAGTAAAGGAAAAGGTTTCATTGAGAAAGTATTTTCGACATGCAAATGA